A genome region from Tolypothrix sp. PCC 7712 includes the following:
- the glmU gene encoding bifunctional UDP-N-acetylglucosamine diphosphorylase/glucosamine-1-phosphate N-acetyltransferase GlmU — protein sequence MVVVAILAAGRGTRMKSQLPKVLHSLGGRSLIERVLESVEPLSPSRRLVIVGYQAEEVKAAMQSVPNLEFVEQTVQQGTGHAIQQLLPHLEGYSGDLLVLNGDVPLLSAQTLQNLWQTHQEHQNAATILTAYLPDPQGYGRVFCDSENIVQHIIEDKDCTTAQKHNRRVNAGVYCFRWQNLAQVLPHLEANNNQKEYYLTDAVSQVGKVMTVDVEDYQEILGINDRLQLAKAYEILQKRIKEKWMLAGVTLIDPDSITIEDTVELEPDVIIEPQTHLRGNTVIKAGSHIGPGSLIENSHIAENVTVLYSVVKGSTVQAGTQLGPYTHLRGQVQIGAGCRIGNFVELKNTELGDRTNVAHLSYLGDTTAGTKVNIGAGTITANYDGVKKHRTKIGDRTKTGSNSVLVAPVTLGNDVYVAAGSTVTEDVPDDSLVIARARQVVKPGWRNKSAES from the coding sequence ATGGTAGTTGTAGCAATTCTAGCGGCGGGACGGGGCACCAGGATGAAATCACAGCTGCCCAAGGTTTTACATTCTTTGGGTGGGCGATCGCTAATTGAAAGAGTGCTGGAAAGTGTAGAACCACTTTCACCTTCAAGGCGGTTAGTGATTGTGGGATATCAGGCTGAGGAAGTGAAAGCAGCCATGCAGTCTGTGCCTAATTTGGAGTTTGTCGAACAGACTGTACAGCAGGGAACAGGTCATGCTATCCAGCAATTACTTCCGCATCTGGAGGGTTACAGTGGGGATTTACTGGTATTAAACGGTGATGTGCCATTGTTAAGCGCTCAAACTCTGCAAAATTTGTGGCAAACTCACCAAGAACATCAAAACGCCGCCACTATCCTCACCGCATACCTACCCGATCCTCAGGGCTATGGGCGGGTGTTTTGTGATAGTGAAAATATTGTGCAACATATTATTGAAGACAAAGATTGCACAACTGCTCAAAAACATAATCGGCGAGTTAATGCTGGGGTTTATTGCTTCCGCTGGCAAAATTTAGCTCAGGTATTACCTCACTTAGAAGCAAATAATAATCAAAAAGAATACTATCTCACTGATGCTGTAAGTCAAGTTGGAAAAGTGATGACCGTAGATGTGGAAGACTATCAAGAAATTCTCGGCATCAACGATCGCCTACAATTAGCCAAGGCATACGAGATTTTACAAAAGCGAATTAAGGAAAAATGGATGTTAGCGGGCGTGACCCTCATCGACCCTGACAGTATTACCATTGAAGACACTGTAGAATTAGAGCCAGATGTAATTATTGAACCGCAAACGCACCTGCGCGGTAATACAGTCATTAAAGCCGGAAGTCACATTGGCCCTGGAAGTTTAATTGAAAATAGCCATATAGCTGAAAATGTCACGGTGCTATATTCCGTAGTCAAGGGTAGCACTGTGCAAGCTGGCACCCAACTAGGGCCTTACACTCATTTACGCGGTCAAGTGCAAATCGGTGCTGGCTGTCGGATAGGCAATTTTGTGGAATTAAAAAATACAGAATTAGGCGATCGCACAAATGTGGCACATCTATCATATTTAGGCGACACGACAGCAGGTACCAAGGTTAATATCGGTGCGGGGACAATTACCGCCAATTACGATGGCGTGAAAAAACACCGTACCAAAATTGGCGATCGCACTAAAACTGGTTCCAATAGCGTCTTAGTTGCACCAGTCACCTTAGGTAATGATGTCTATGTCGCTGCTGGTTCTACTGTCACAGAAGATGTGCCTGATGATTCGCTAGTGATTGCCCGTGCGCGTCAGGTAGTTAAACCTGGTTGGCGCAATAAGAGTGCTGAGAGTTAG
- a CDS encoding HD domain-containing phosphohydrolase, with product MMQWELRHTNPIDKLGSGSNPLNKLTNVSAKDSLKLQNVEGNSMSLSPGELMLEKAASLPSLMAQTNFHADDSLDSKTLQNQDSQGNNPVLDLPKILVVDDHAASRMTAVALLAMEGYEVIEADSGAMAVDIVKEKQPDLILLDVMMPGMDGFEVCQILKQNEHTRLIPVIFITALNDRRSRIRGIEVGADDFLTKPFDRLELIARVKSLVRQKHLNEDLDHAEQVLFSVAMAIESRDPNTGDHCERLQKLGQAFGEYLNLTRNQIKDLMWGGYLHDIGKVGIPDAVLLKKGKLTAEEWEIMRQHVVIGEKICQPLRSMRGVIPIIRHHHERWDGSGYPDGLKGEEIPYLAQVFQIIDIYDALTSERPYKRSFTSEEALTVMLEETDLGWRNPHLMQQFAEFIKTQTKQ from the coding sequence GTGATGCAATGGGAACTCAGGCATACAAACCCTATAGACAAGCTTGGTAGTGGGTCTAACCCCCTCAACAAATTGACTAATGTCAGTGCAAAAGATTCATTAAAACTACAAAATGTAGAGGGTAATTCAATGAGTTTATCTCCAGGAGAGTTGATGCTGGAAAAAGCTGCATCCTTACCTTCTTTGATGGCACAGACAAATTTTCATGCGGATGATTCATTAGACTCGAAAACCCTACAAAACCAAGATTCACAAGGAAATAACCCTGTTTTAGATCTGCCAAAAATTTTAGTAGTTGATGACCATGCAGCAAGTCGCATGACAGCTGTAGCTCTGTTGGCAATGGAAGGGTACGAAGTAATAGAAGCCGACAGTGGCGCAATGGCAGTGGATATAGTCAAAGAAAAGCAACCAGACCTGATTTTACTGGATGTAATGATGCCTGGAATGGATGGGTTTGAAGTGTGCCAAATCCTTAAACAAAATGAGCATACCAGACTGATTCCAGTGATTTTTATTACGGCTTTAAATGATAGGCGATCGCGGATTCGGGGTATTGAAGTTGGCGCAGATGATTTTCTCACTAAACCTTTTGACCGTCTAGAACTAATAGCGCGTGTCAAGTCCTTAGTACGACAAAAGCATCTCAATGAAGACCTAGATCATGCCGAACAAGTACTATTTTCTGTAGCTATGGCTATTGAAAGCCGCGATCCGAATACTGGCGATCACTGCGAACGGTTACAAAAACTAGGACAAGCTTTTGGTGAATACCTGAATCTCACACGTAACCAAATTAAAGATTTGATGTGGGGTGGCTACCTCCACGATATTGGCAAAGTAGGCATACCTGATGCGGTACTACTGAAAAAAGGTAAACTCACCGCCGAAGAGTGGGAAATTATGAGACAACACGTTGTGATTGGCGAAAAAATCTGTCAGCCATTACGCAGTATGCGGGGTGTGATTCCAATTATTCGCCATCACCACGAACGCTGGGATGGTTCAGGCTATCCAGATGGACTCAAAGGCGAAGAAATTCCCTACCTGGCACAGGTATTTCAAATTATCGACATTTATGATGCTCTCACCAGCGAACGACCTTATAAAAGAAGTTTTACTTCTGAGGAAGCGCTGACAGTGATGCTAGAGGAAACTGATTTGGGTTGGCGTAATCCTCACCTAATGCAACAGTTTGCAGAGTTTATCAAAACACAAACTAAACAGTAA
- a CDS encoding tRNA (5-methylaminomethyl-2-thiouridine)(34)-methyltransferase MnmD — MPDFEQFVPQLTADGSFTFTSQEFGEDFHSHYGAKQESFLKFAVPTQLAARAQKSALRILDICYGLGYNTAAALQTIWAVNPDCHVEVMALELNSSVPQAAIAHRLFDNWDYKSNEILMQLAYKYQVQQDNLQAELLIGDARNSIKLILQSGFQADAIFLDPFSPPQCPQLWTVEFIQQISSCLDAEGIVATYSCAAAVRAAFLSAGLQIGSTPPVGRRSPGTVAVHSESANAKDNCILPPLSQEEQEHLLTRAAIPYRDPQLHDAADVIILRRQQEQQTCTLEPTSHWRKRWLLKNVGAESVPRA; from the coding sequence ATGCCAGACTTTGAGCAATTTGTCCCACAACTAACTGCGGATGGTTCCTTTACTTTTACCTCCCAAGAATTTGGCGAAGACTTTCACAGTCATTACGGAGCAAAGCAAGAGAGTTTTCTCAAGTTTGCTGTACCTACGCAACTAGCTGCACGTGCCCAAAAATCAGCCTTACGAATATTAGACATTTGTTATGGTCTAGGATACAACACAGCAGCAGCTTTGCAGACTATTTGGGCAGTAAATCCCGATTGTCATGTGGAAGTTATGGCTTTAGAGTTGAATTCCTCTGTACCGCAAGCTGCGATCGCTCATCGCCTATTTGATAACTGGGATTACAAGTCTAACGAAATCTTGATGCAGCTAGCTTATAAGTATCAAGTTCAACAAGACAACTTACAGGCTGAACTGTTAATTGGTGATGCTAGAAACTCGATTAAATTAATTCTGCAATCAGGGTTTCAGGCTGATGCGATTTTTCTCGATCCGTTTTCACCGCCGCAGTGTCCTCAGTTATGGACTGTAGAGTTTATCCAACAAATATCATCTTGTTTAGATGCTGAGGGCATTGTTGCTACTTATTCCTGTGCTGCGGCTGTCCGCGCCGCATTTTTGAGTGCTGGCTTACAAATAGGTTCGACTCCACCAGTCGGTAGGCGATCGCCTGGTACAGTAGCAGTTCATTCTGAAAGTGCAAACGCAAAAGACAATTGCATACTTCCGCCTCTCTCTCAAGAAGAACAAGAACATTTGCTGACTCGTGCGGCGATTCCTTACCGCGATCCGCAATTGCATGATGCTGCTGATGTCATTATTTTGCGGCGACAACAAGAGCAACAAACTTGCACCCTAGAACCTACCTCCCATTGGAGAAAAAGGTGGCTGCTAAAAAATGTAGGTGCAGAATCAGTGCCTAGAGCCTAG
- a CDS encoding sulfurtransferase, with protein sequence MTNDQLVVSPVWLLEHLDDPQVVIVDCRFSLADPQLGRQQYQVSHIQGSHYLDLNQDLSSPVGEHGGRHPLPNPADLANKLAEIGVNYQKSLVVAYDDSRFAFASRLWWLLRYLGHERVAVLDGGFAAWQKAGYPVTNIIPQPQPATFIPQVKIDKVVDIESVKQKKDLSDVILVDSREGDRYRGEREPIDQIAGHIPGAVNYPWSEVTDSSGYLLPPSEQRRRWEKLETAKEILVYCGSGVTACVNLLSLEIAGISQGKLYAGSWSDWISYM encoded by the coding sequence ATGACCAATGACCAATTAGTTGTTTCACCAGTATGGTTGCTTGAACATCTTGACGATCCGCAGGTTGTGATTGTAGATTGTCGCTTTTCTTTAGCAGATCCACAACTAGGGCGACAGCAGTACCAAGTTAGCCATATCCAGGGGTCGCACTATCTAGATTTAAATCAGGATCTATCTAGTCCAGTCGGAGAACATGGGGGAAGACATCCTTTACCTAATCCTGCTGATTTAGCCAATAAATTAGCAGAAATAGGCGTAAACTACCAAAAAAGTTTAGTAGTTGCCTATGATGATTCTCGCTTTGCCTTTGCATCTCGTCTATGGTGGTTATTGCGTTATTTAGGACATGAACGAGTAGCCGTATTAGATGGCGGCTTTGCTGCATGGCAAAAAGCTGGTTATCCTGTCACAAATATTATTCCTCAACCTCAACCTGCTACTTTTATTCCTCAAGTAAAAATAGATAAAGTAGTAGATATTGAAAGCGTCAAACAGAAAAAAGATTTATCAGATGTCATATTAGTAGATTCCCGAGAGGGCGATCGCTATCGCGGTGAACGAGAGCCAATTGATCAAATTGCTGGTCATATTCCTGGTGCTGTGAACTATCCTTGGTCTGAAGTTACCGATTCATCAGGTTATCTGCTTCCCCCAAGCGAACAACGTCGCCGTTGGGAAAAGCTAGAAACAGCCAAAGAGATTTTAGTTTATTGTGGTTCTGGTGTGACTGCTTGTGTAAATCTACTTTCCTTAGAAATAGCAGGGATTTCTCAAGGAAAACTCTATGCTGGTAGCTGGAGCGATTGGATTAGTTATATGTAG
- a CDS encoding metallophosphoesterase family protein yields the protein MSQNKQRRIVIGDVHGHYEGLMTLLTAIAPSSNDQLYFLGDLIDRGPQSSQVVNFVKQNNYPCLLGNHEQMLLNVLNNGGATSTQAMQAWLYSGGQATIASYQEATIPQEHIDWFKALPTYLDLGDVWLTHAGLDPAIPLAKQTAEQFCWIREEFHGIEKPYFPDKLIIIGHTITFTLPGVNPGQLAQGRGWLDIDTGAYHPRSGWLTALDLTNNLVYQVNVFRKRVRSLPLAEATVTIDPAEIKGARHNKQRA from the coding sequence ATGAGCCAAAATAAGCAGCGTCGAATTGTAATTGGGGATGTACATGGTCATTACGAAGGATTAATGACTTTGTTAACAGCAATTGCTCCATCATCCAACGATCAACTATATTTTCTGGGAGACTTAATCGATCGCGGCCCTCAAAGTTCACAAGTAGTTAATTTTGTCAAGCAAAATAACTATCCTTGTCTGCTAGGAAATCATGAGCAAATGTTATTAAACGTGCTGAACAATGGTGGAGCTACTTCCACACAAGCAATGCAAGCATGGTTATACAGTGGAGGACAAGCAACCATCGCCAGTTACCAAGAAGCGACAATTCCCCAAGAGCATATCGATTGGTTCAAAGCTTTACCTACATATCTGGATTTAGGCGATGTTTGGCTAACCCATGCTGGTCTCGATCCTGCAATTCCTTTAGCCAAACAAACTGCTGAACAATTTTGTTGGATCAGAGAAGAATTTCACGGCATTGAAAAACCCTACTTCCCTGATAAGTTAATTATTATTGGTCACACCATCACCTTTACCCTACCTGGCGTTAATCCCGGTCAACTGGCCCAAGGGCGAGGTTGGCTGGACATAGATACAGGCGCTTATCATCCTCGCAGTGGTTGGTTGACAGCTTTAGATCTCACCAATAACTTGGTTTACCAAGTTAATGTTTTTAGAAAGCGTGTCCGTAGCCTACCTTTAGCAGAAGCAACCGTGACGATTGATCCGGCAGAAATTAAAGGCGCTCGCCACAACAAGCAGCGAGCGTAA
- a CDS encoding M48 family metallopeptidase — MFAWKAFLTNYRLWRRRWFYPLISVVVALSVCLTTPLPGRAFDLLPLLFQGVQIFQLSNISDRQEVDLGKQINQELQGEVKLYRNAAITRYVEQIGQRLVANSDRPNLPYTFQVVEDKAINAFATAGGYVYVHTGLLQAADNEAELASVLAHEMGHIGGKHLVKQMRQQALASGVATAAGLDRNTAVGLGVQLALNLPRSRQDEFDADKRGLRTLTRSGYAQSGMVSFMQKLLGKGSTPTFLSTHPATSDRINALKKSINAQPSDGRYGLDNAAYKANIRALS; from the coding sequence ATGTTTGCTTGGAAAGCCTTTTTGACAAATTATCGTTTGTGGCGGCGGCGCTGGTTTTATCCGTTAATTTCTGTGGTAGTCGCCCTGAGTGTGTGTCTGACTACACCCCTTCCCGGAAGGGCTTTTGATTTATTGCCGCTTCTATTCCAGGGAGTCCAGATATTTCAGCTATCTAATATATCCGATCGCCAAGAAGTTGATCTGGGTAAGCAGATAAATCAGGAATTGCAGGGTGAAGTTAAGCTTTACCGGAATGCAGCCATTACTCGCTACGTGGAACAAATTGGTCAGCGTTTGGTTGCGAATAGCGATCGCCCCAACCTGCCCTATACTTTCCAAGTAGTTGAAGATAAAGCCATCAATGCTTTCGCAACCGCAGGCGGCTATGTTTACGTCCACACTGGGTTACTGCAAGCCGCAGACAATGAAGCGGAATTAGCCAGTGTCCTCGCCCATGAAATGGGTCACATTGGTGGTAAACATTTAGTCAAGCAGATGAGACAACAGGCGCTAGCTAGTGGTGTAGCCACAGCAGCGGGTTTAGATCGCAATACGGCGGTAGGACTTGGTGTTCAACTAGCACTTAATCTTCCCCGCAGTCGTCAAGATGAATTTGATGCCGATAAACGAGGGTTAAGAACCTTGACCCGTAGCGGTTATGCTCAGTCGGGGATGGTTTCTTTTATGCAAAAGCTGCTAGGAAAGGGTTCTACACCCACATTCTTGAGTACTCACCCAGCAACTAGCGATCGCATTAATGCTCTCAAAAAATCTATTAATGCTCAACCTAGCGATGGGCGTTATGGATTAGATAATGCTGCTTATAAAGCTAATATTCGCGCATTATCGTAA